TGAATATATCGTAAATCAAGAATACGGTCAAATTGAGGTTGAGGGCAGCGGCACAATAGAAGAATATAAGGGTACCATAAAAATTTTTGATGACGCCGGCTCACCCAACGGACTTAAAAAAGTGTATGTTCCGGCACTGTGACCCAATTGGTTATTGCGAAGCGGTATAATTATCATTTTAAAGCCACAGGCGATTAGTTGTCGTCATTTAATAATAAATTGATAGAGGGATTTTTTAGCCCTCTTTTTATTGTTTTTTGTGCCAAATATAAAAAAATATTCAAATCTTCTCAAAATGGGTTGACATTATTTCTATTAGAAAGTATACTATCTACACATACTAATCGGGGCAGTTTTAAAGGCCAAAAATGAAGGAAGTATTATGCCAAAGAAAGAAGAAGTTGCAGTTTTAGATTTTGGGTCAGAGCGGATAACTGTTGTTATCGGAACCAGGGATGTTAACAACACCTTTAGGGTCATGGGCAGCGGCGAAGCTGAATACGCTGGATTTATGGACGGCGAATTTTTGGAAATTCAGGAGCTTAAGCTTGCCATGGGTATGGCAATCAGCAACGCTGAAGGAAACAGTAAAACCGAAATTAAGGAGCTTTTTATCGGTGTGCCTACCGAGTTTTTGTTTTGCGTCTGCAAAAATGTGGGGCAGAATTACCCCAAAGCGCGAACTATAAAACAGCGCGATATTGATGAGCTTTTTTTTAGAGCAAGCGACTTTTCAAAATATAACACCCATTCGGTTATTAACCAATCGGCAGTATATTATGTTTTAGATGACGGGCAGGCGGTGACCAACCCTATAGGTCAGGTTACCTCAAAGCTTAATGCATGTCTTTCATATATCCTGGTTGAAAAGGGCTTTATAGACCTGATTAACGGTTTTGTGAGGGATTTGGGGCTCAGCCGCGTAACATATATTTCGAGCGACTTGGCTCAGATGCAGTATTTGTTTGATGAGGACGAGCGTGAGCGTTATGTTATTATGGTGGATGTTGGATATATTACCACAAGCGTGTGTCTTATTAAGGGCAGCGGAATGCTGAGCATGAGCAGCTTCAGTATGGGAGGGGGACATATCACGGCAGACCTCAGTGAGTGTCTTAAAATCAGTTTCAGCGAGGCCGAAGCGCTCAAGCGCAAGATTGTGCTTAGCATAGAGCCCAAGCTAAAAGACGTATATGAAGTTATGGTTGACGGAAATGTCGTTCCGATAAACGCTAAAAACGCAAACGATATAGTGAGAGCCCGCATAGACATTATCGGGGCGGGAATATCAAAGTCGCTCAGTGTATGTAAGTATGAGTATCCTGATTATATTCCAATCAGCCTCACGGGCGGCGGACTTAATTATCTTAAAGGTGCAAAGGATTATTTGGGCAAAGTTATGGGTAAAGCGGTTGAACCGGTCAACATATCAGACCCGAACATAGACAAGCCGCACCTCTCATCAGTATTAGGGCTGCTGGACGCAGCACTTAGACAAAAAGAGCAAATAAAATCGGGGTTTGGTTCAAGAATAATAAAAGCAATCAAAGGTATCTTTGGATGAAAAGGAGAGAAATATGTATAACACAAATAACCCAATTGACCAGGTAGCAAGTATAAAAGTAATAGGTGTAGGCGGAGGCGGAGGAAATGCCGTTAACCGTATGGTGGCAGCAGGTATTAGAAGTGCGCAGTTTGTGGCAATCAACACTGACAAACAGGCCCTTCTGATGAGCCAGGCCACTCACCGCATTCAGATAGGAGAAAAACTCACCCGCGGTCTTGGTGCCGGTGCTGACCCTGAAATCGGGCTTAAAGCCGCCGAAGAGAGCAAACAGGTAGTAACCGAAATGCTAAAAGGTTGTGACCTTGCTTTTATAACGGCAGGTATGGGCGGCGGAACGGGAACGGGAGCAGCTCCTGTTGTGGCGCAGATAGCCAGAGAAATGGGAATTCTGACCATTGCCGTTGTAACCAAACCCTTTAACTTTGAAGGTAAACGCCGTATGGAAAACGCTGAAAAGGGTATTGACGCGCTCAAAAAATACGTTGACACGCTGGTTGTTATTCCAAACGACAAGCTTTTGAAGATTGTTCCTAAAGGAACACCTATTGTAGAAGCTTTTAGATGTGCCGATGATGTTTTAAGACAGGGTATTCAGGGCATAAGTGATTTGATTGTAACACCAAGCCTTATTAACCTTGACTTTGCCGATGTTAAGACCATTATGAAAAACAAGGGCCTTGCTCACATGGGTATAGGCTATGGAAAAGGCGAAAACAAGACAATTGAAGCTGTTAAACAGGCTGTTCAAAGTCCTCTTCTTGAAACCACTATTGAAGGCGCAACAGGCGTACTTTTGAATGTTAAGGGTGGGTTGGACCTGCCTATTGACGAGGTTAACGAGGCCGCTGAGCTTGTGCGTGAGGTTCTGGACCCCAGCTGTAACATTATATTTGGTGCGGGCATTGATGAAAGTTTGCAGGAGCAGGTTGAAATTACTATTATTGCAACAGGTTTTAACGGTGCCGGAGAAGAAAAACAAAAGCCCCGCAATGCTGATGCTGAAATCCGCCCCAACTTTGGCGGCTATGACAAAGACAAGTATGAACAGATGCTGAAAGGCAACGCAAAACCCAAATTGTATGAAGAAAAGGCAGGCGGCTCACCCGCTACGCCCACGAGAGAAGCGGAGCCTCAAGAGACAGGTAAACCCACTTCACGTATTAAAGTTGACGACAGCAGTATACCTCCATTTTTGAGAAGAATTAGAAAAGATTAAGAAGAGGTAAAAAGCAAAACGATAAAAAAAGACAAGGTTATGTTAAACTTGTCTTTTTTCTTTTTGTAAAATGGTAATGCGTTTTTATATAATATAGTT
The Christensenellaceae bacterium DNA segment above includes these coding regions:
- the ftsZ gene encoding cell division protein FtsZ, which encodes MYNTNNPIDQVASIKVIGVGGGGGNAVNRMVAAGIRSAQFVAINTDKQALLMSQATHRIQIGEKLTRGLGAGADPEIGLKAAEESKQVVTEMLKGCDLAFITAGMGGGTGTGAAPVVAQIAREMGILTIAVVTKPFNFEGKRRMENAEKGIDALKKYVDTLVVIPNDKLLKIVPKGTPIVEAFRCADDVLRQGIQGISDLIVTPSLINLDFADVKTIMKNKGLAHMGIGYGKGENKTIEAVKQAVQSPLLETTIEGATGVLLNVKGGLDLPIDEVNEAAELVREVLDPSCNIIFGAGIDESLQEQVEITIIATGFNGAGEEKQKPRNADAEIRPNFGGYDKDKYEQMLKGNAKPKLYEEKAGGSPATPTREAEPQETGKPTSRIKVDDSSIPPFLRRIRKD